Proteins encoded within one genomic window of Jiangella mangrovi:
- a CDS encoding DUF948 domain-containing protein, whose product MSVGEIAGLLAAAALVALVGFLAVPILKLGRTVDEFTLVVRDLRKEHVAKTATTVDETNELLASTNAQLQRIDAITSNAQTVTTNVAAMSSLFAATLGGPLVRTAAFTYGVRRAITARRDGAAAGTGRRRRFGSRG is encoded by the coding sequence ATGTCCGTAGGCGAGATCGCCGGGTTGCTGGCCGCCGCCGCCCTGGTCGCGCTGGTCGGCTTCCTCGCCGTGCCGATTCTGAAGCTGGGCCGCACCGTCGACGAGTTCACCCTCGTCGTGCGCGACCTGCGCAAGGAGCACGTCGCGAAGACGGCCACCACGGTCGACGAGACCAACGAGCTGCTCGCCTCCACGAACGCGCAGCTGCAGCGCATCGACGCCATCACGTCCAACGCGCAGACCGTTACCACCAACGTCGCCGCCATGTCGTCGCTGTTCGCGGCCACGCTCGGCGGGCCACTGGTCCGCACGGCCGCGTTCACCTACGGCGTCCGCCGGGCCATCACCGCCCGCCGCGACGGCGCCGCGGCCGGCACCGGCCGGCGCCGCCGCTTCGGGAGCCGAGGATGA
- a CDS encoding DUF6167 family protein, giving the protein MSKLFWVALGATAGVLVVRRLTRAAESLTPEGAADRVAGGLRNLGDAVREFTDEVRAGMAERDAELRYALGIAPDGTGVQRAEPDLDAVDDLFRTHPRGTF; this is encoded by the coding sequence ATGAGCAAGCTCTTCTGGGTCGCCCTCGGGGCGACTGCCGGGGTGCTGGTGGTCCGCCGGCTCACCCGCGCCGCCGAGAGCCTGACGCCCGAGGGCGCTGCCGACCGCGTGGCCGGCGGCCTGCGCAACCTCGGCGACGCCGTTCGCGAGTTCACCGACGAGGTCCGCGCCGGCATGGCCGAGCGCGACGCCGAGCTGCGCTACGCCCTGGGCATCGCCCCCGACGGCACCGGCGTCCAGCGCGCCGAGCCCGACCTCGACGCCGTCGACGATCTGTTCCGCACGCACCCGAGAGGCACGTTCTGA
- the alaS gene encoding alanine--tRNA ligase: METAEIRRRFLDHFEKNGHAVVPSASLISPDPSLLFTVAGMVPFIPYLTGQQASPWPRATSVQKCIRTGDIEEVGKTTRHGTFFQMNGNFSFGDYFKEGAITHAWDLITKSQADGGYGFAEDKIWVTVYHDDDEAAELWKKIAGLPDERIQRRGLLDNYWHTGQPGPGGPCSEIYIDRGAEHGPDGGPVVDEDRFLEIWNLVFMQEQITDVRAKDDFTVVGDLPSKNIDTGMGLERVAYLLQGVDNMYEIDQVRPTLQRAADLSGRRYGADHTDDVRMRVVADHVRSSLMLIGDGVTPSNEGRGYVLRRLLRRSVRAMRLLGVEDKALPELLPTAKDCMRAAYPELESDFERISSVAYAEEEAFRRTLQTGTQIFDLAADEAKRAGEFALPGDTAFKLHDTYGFPIDLTLEMAAEQGLKVDEGHFRRLMTEQRERARADAKSKKTGGADLSAYRTLRDAGPTPFTGYDELETDSTIRGLLLDGVAIPGAGEGETIEIVLDRTPFYAESGGQDSDAGVITGDGFELEVLDVQRPIKGLIVHKARVLKGEVISGQDVAAKVDQEWRVGACQAHSGTHIVHAALRQVLGPQALQSGSYNKPGYLRLDFAWGQALGAQTRSEVEEVANLAIRRDHSVSATYMPLERAREIGALALFGETYDEEVRVVEMGGAWSRELCGGTHVAHSSQVGLVTLTGEGSVGAGTRRVEAFVGIEGFRHLARERTLVNQLVDLLKVQQPDQLPERIEKLVAQVRDAEKELAKARSSELGAQAAELAAAARDVYGVAFVGHTAPEGTAADDLRSLALDVRGRLGNERPAVVAVAGAGDSGRPSVVIAVNEAGREWGVKAGALVRVAAQTLGGGGGGKDDVAQGGGTDASKIGEALTQVEHAIGQAVTN; encoded by the coding sequence ATGGAGACCGCCGAGATCCGGCGCCGGTTCCTCGACCACTTCGAGAAGAACGGTCACGCCGTCGTCCCCAGCGCCTCGCTGATCTCGCCCGACCCGTCGCTGCTGTTCACGGTGGCGGGCATGGTGCCGTTCATCCCGTACCTGACGGGGCAGCAGGCGTCGCCGTGGCCGCGGGCCACCAGCGTGCAGAAGTGCATCCGGACCGGCGACATCGAAGAGGTCGGCAAGACCACCCGGCACGGCACGTTCTTCCAGATGAACGGCAACTTCTCCTTCGGCGACTACTTCAAGGAAGGCGCCATCACCCACGCCTGGGACCTCATCACGAAGTCCCAGGCCGACGGCGGCTACGGGTTCGCCGAGGACAAGATCTGGGTCACCGTCTACCACGACGACGACGAGGCCGCGGAGCTCTGGAAGAAGATCGCCGGCCTGCCCGACGAGCGCATCCAGCGGCGCGGCCTGCTCGACAACTACTGGCACACCGGCCAGCCCGGCCCGGGCGGCCCGTGCAGCGAGATCTACATCGACCGTGGCGCCGAGCACGGACCCGACGGCGGCCCCGTCGTCGACGAGGACCGGTTCCTCGAGATCTGGAACCTGGTCTTCATGCAGGAGCAGATCACCGACGTCCGGGCGAAGGACGACTTCACCGTCGTCGGCGATCTCCCGTCGAAGAACATCGACACCGGCATGGGGCTCGAGCGCGTCGCGTACCTGCTGCAGGGCGTCGACAACATGTACGAGATCGACCAGGTCCGCCCGACGCTGCAGCGCGCGGCCGACCTCTCGGGCCGGCGCTACGGCGCCGACCACACCGACGACGTCCGCATGCGGGTCGTCGCCGACCACGTGCGCAGCTCGCTCATGCTCATCGGCGACGGCGTGACCCCGTCCAACGAGGGCCGCGGCTACGTGCTGCGCCGGCTGCTGCGCCGCTCGGTCCGCGCCATGCGGCTGCTCGGCGTCGAGGACAAGGCGCTGCCCGAACTGCTGCCCACCGCCAAGGACTGCATGAGGGCGGCCTACCCGGAGCTCGAGTCCGACTTCGAGCGCATCTCCTCCGTCGCGTACGCCGAGGAAGAGGCGTTCCGCCGCACGCTGCAGACCGGCACGCAGATCTTCGACCTCGCGGCCGACGAGGCGAAGCGGGCCGGCGAGTTCGCGCTGCCCGGCGACACCGCGTTCAAACTGCACGACACCTACGGCTTCCCCATCGACCTCACGCTGGAGATGGCGGCCGAGCAGGGGCTGAAGGTCGACGAGGGTCACTTCCGCCGGCTCATGACCGAGCAGCGCGAGCGGGCCAGGGCCGACGCGAAGTCGAAGAAGACCGGCGGCGCCGACCTCAGCGCCTACCGGACGCTGCGCGACGCCGGCCCCACGCCGTTCACCGGCTACGACGAGCTCGAGACCGACAGCACGATCCGCGGCCTGCTGCTCGACGGCGTCGCCATCCCGGGCGCCGGCGAGGGCGAGACCATCGAGATCGTGCTCGACCGCACGCCGTTCTACGCCGAGTCCGGCGGCCAGGACAGCGACGCCGGCGTCATCACCGGCGACGGCTTCGAGCTCGAGGTCCTCGACGTGCAGCGGCCCATCAAGGGCCTCATCGTGCACAAGGCGCGCGTCCTCAAGGGCGAGGTCATCAGCGGCCAGGACGTCGCGGCCAAGGTCGACCAGGAGTGGCGGGTCGGCGCCTGCCAGGCGCACTCCGGCACCCACATCGTGCACGCGGCGCTGCGCCAGGTACTCGGCCCGCAGGCGCTGCAGAGCGGCTCGTACAACAAGCCCGGTTACCTACGCCTCGACTTCGCCTGGGGGCAGGCGCTCGGCGCGCAGACCCGCAGCGAGGTCGAAGAGGTCGCCAACCTGGCGATCCGCCGCGACCACTCGGTGTCGGCCACGTACATGCCGCTCGAGCGGGCCCGCGAGATCGGCGCGCTGGCGCTGTTCGGCGAGACGTACGACGAAGAGGTGCGCGTCGTCGAGATGGGCGGCGCCTGGTCGCGCGAGCTCTGCGGTGGCACGCACGTGGCCCACTCGTCGCAGGTCGGGCTGGTCACGCTGACCGGCGAGGGCTCCGTCGGCGCCGGTACCCGCCGGGTCGAGGCGTTCGTCGGCATCGAGGGCTTCCGCCACCTCGCCCGCGAGCGCACGCTGGTCAACCAGCTGGTCGACCTCCTCAAGGTGCAGCAGCCCGACCAGCTGCCCGAGCGCATCGAGAAGCTGGTCGCGCAGGTCCGCGACGCGGAGAAAGAGCTGGCGAAGGCCCGCTCGTCGGAGCTCGGCGCCCAGGCGGCCGAGCTGGCGGCGGCGGCCCGCGACGTCTACGGGGTCGCGTTCGTCGGCCACACCGCGCCCGAGGGCACGGCGGCCGACGACCTCCGCTCGCTGGCGCTGGACGTCCGCGGCCGGCTGGGCAACGAGCGCCCGGCCGTCGTCGCGGTGGCCGGCGCCGGCGACAGTGGGCGGCCCAGCGTCGTCATCGCGGTCAACGAGGCCGGGCGCGAGTGGGGCGTCAAGGCCGGTGCGCTGGTCCGGGTCGCCGCCCAGACGCTGGGTGGCGGCGGTGGCGGCAAGGACGACGTCGCGCAGGGCGGCGGCACCGACGCGAGCAAGATCGGCGAGGCGTTGACGCAGGTGGAACACGCCATCGGCCAGGCCGTGACCAACTAG
- the ruvX gene encoding Holliday junction resolvase RuvX yields MRTGVRLGVDVGTVRIGVASCDRDGLIATPIETVRRGKGDLRRIGMLVTEYDAIEIVLGLPRSLDGKEHAAAVHARAFGADLARFVAPCPVRLVDERLSTTVAARGMRASGVSSRAARPAIDQAAAMVILQDALDAERRAGEPPGEVLTVTDE; encoded by the coding sequence GTGCGGACGGGCGTCAGGCTGGGGGTCGATGTCGGGACGGTCCGCATCGGGGTCGCGTCCTGCGACCGCGACGGGCTCATCGCCACGCCCATCGAGACGGTCCGACGCGGCAAGGGTGACCTGCGGCGCATCGGGATGCTGGTGACCGAGTACGACGCGATCGAGATCGTGCTCGGATTACCGCGTAGTCTCGATGGGAAGGAGCACGCGGCGGCAGTGCACGCCAGGGCCTTTGGTGCCGATTTGGCACGATTTGTGGCACCATGCCCGGTGCGGCTCGTCGACGAAAGGCTGAGTACCACCGTCGCAGCGCGTGGGATGCGAGCCAGCGGTGTCTCGTCGCGTGCGGCACGCCCGGCCATCGACCAGGCCGCGGCGATGGTGATCCTGCAAGACGCGCTGGACGCCGAGCGCAGGGCCGGCGAGCCGCCTGGAGAGGTGCTGACGGTAACGGATGAGTGA